In Anaerolineales bacterium, one DNA window encodes the following:
- a CDS encoding CvpA family protein → MMSIVYIFWMYVILFAVIGMMRGWAKELLVAFSVITALAVNLLLERYIPLVRDLDKTSSSVFWIRSLILISLVYFGYQTVSIARLASKAARERLQDSLFGAVLGGVNGYLIAGTILYYNHAGNYPYSNVISRATDPATVEIIERMMNYMPPRFLGEPGIYFAVIIILIFIIVVYV, encoded by the coding sequence ATGATGAGTATCGTTTACATCTTCTGGATGTACGTCATCCTTTTTGCAGTGATCGGCATGATGCGCGGCTGGGCAAAGGAATTGCTGGTCGCCTTCAGCGTGATTACTGCGCTGGCAGTCAATCTGCTTTTGGAGAGATACATCCCTCTCGTGCGTGATTTGGATAAAACCAGCAGTTCCGTGTTTTGGATCCGCAGCCTCATTTTGATCTCGCTTGTATATTTTGGATACCAGACCGTGTCCATTGCCCGGCTGGCTTCCAAGGCGGCGCGTGAGCGTTTACAGGACAGCCTTTTTGGCGCGGTGCTGGGAGGCGTGAATGGTTATTTGATCGCAGGCACCATCCTGTACTATAACCATGCCGGAAACTATCCATACAGCAATGTTATCAGCCGTGCAACAGACCCCGCGACTGTTGAGATCATTGAGCGGATGATGAACTACATGCCCCCCCGTTTCCTGGGAGAGCCCGGCATTTATTTTGCGGTCATCATCATCCTGATCTTTATTATTGTGGTGTATGTCTAA
- a CDS encoding D-alanine--D-alanine ligase family protein: MKKLRIAVLFGGRSGEHEVSLMSARSVLSALDAERYEVIQIGITPDGNWLTGAHVLEAFEGKDVSGLDSVIPPTEPAQHQSLYVVRSTKTGNKLETLAAVDVFFPVLHGPFGEDGTIQGVFELADAAYVGAGVAGSSVGMDKGIFKDVMRANGIPIVDSILVLRSEVETDMNAVIEKAERLGAYPFFAKPANLGSSVGISKCNSRSDLAEGLMEAARYDRRIIVERGAGDVREVEVSVLGNESPQASVCGEVVPSREFYSYESKYMDGTSGLVIPSQLPREVTDRVREYAVRAYTAIDCAGMARADFFVENGTHNIYLNELNTLPGFTSISMYPKLWQASGLTYPQLVDRLIELALERKAQRDHTERRRST; this comes from the coding sequence TTGAAGAAACTTCGCATTGCAGTTTTATTCGGAGGCCGTTCCGGCGAACATGAGGTGTCGCTCATGTCCGCACGTTCCGTGCTGTCTGCATTGGATGCGGAGCGATATGAAGTCATCCAGATCGGCATCACGCCGGATGGCAACTGGCTGACCGGCGCGCATGTCCTTGAAGCATTTGAAGGGAAGGATGTGTCAGGTTTGGACTCGGTCATCCCGCCCACGGAACCCGCACAGCATCAATCCCTATATGTTGTCCGCTCGACGAAGACGGGCAATAAACTTGAGACCCTTGCCGCAGTGGATGTTTTCTTCCCGGTCCTGCATGGTCCCTTTGGCGAGGATGGCACGATTCAAGGCGTGTTCGAACTGGCGGATGCGGCCTATGTGGGCGCGGGCGTGGCAGGTTCCTCGGTGGGCATGGACAAGGGCATCTTCAAGGATGTCATGCGCGCGAACGGCATCCCGATTGTGGATTCGATTCTTGTCCTGCGGAGTGAGGTCGAAACCGACATGAACGCTGTCATCGAAAAAGCGGAGAGGCTGGGCGCATATCCATTCTTTGCGAAACCTGCCAATCTGGGATCCTCGGTGGGAATCAGCAAATGCAATTCGCGCTCCGACCTCGCTGAGGGCTTGATGGAAGCCGCGCGGTACGACCGCCGTATCATTGTCGAACGCGGTGCGGGCGACGTGCGTGAAGTGGAAGTGAGCGTGCTTGGAAATGAATCCCCGCAGGCCTCTGTTTGCGGGGAGGTCGTGCCAAGCCGCGAGTTCTACTCTTATGAATCAAAATATATGGATGGCACATCGGGATTGGTCATCCCTTCACAATTGCCGCGAGAAGTCACAGACAGGGTCCGCGAGTATGCCGTTCGCGCATACACAGCCATTGACTGCGCAGGCATGGCGCGCGCAGATTTCTTCGTTGAGAACGGCACGCACAATATTTACTTGAATGAGTTGAACACCTTGCCCGGTTTTACATCCATCAGCATGTATCCGAAATTGTGGCAGGCAAGCGGCTTGACCTATCCCCAGCTTGTGGACCGTTTGATCGAACTTGCGCTGGAGCGCAAGGCGCAGCGTGACCACACCGAGCGTCGGAGGAGCACATGA
- the murC gene encoding UDP-N-acetylmuramate--L-alanine ligase: MTRVHFIGIGGSGLSAIARLLKESGYEVTGSDQALSPFATDLQNAGVTIYVGHHPRNVSGADWVVRSSAIAEDNPEVEAAMRMGVPVYKRADFLGRLMSEKTGIAVAGTHGKTTTTAMIAWTLYEMKRDPSFIVGGTLTNLKVNAHAGQGELFVIEADEYDRMFLGLKPRIEVITNLEHDHPDCYPTFNDMYSAFRSFVDLLPSDGTLIVSAEDESAVTLLAHARGKGLNVVSYGVQDEMTINSPQWVQARELKTNDRGGYDFSVMTNMDVTASSSFKVSLQVPGRHNVRNALAALSVILTLGLSLQAAADALGQFTGTGRRFEIRGERNGVLVIDDYAHHPTEIRATLSGAKSRYPSRRIWAVWQPHTYSRTQALFYEFSRAFDDADEVLVTEIYASREAKQGFSSVEVVGAMPHPSARYSGSLDETKKHLLKKLRSGDVVIVLSAGDADRISADLLEEM, from the coding sequence ATGACACGTGTCCATTTCATCGGCATCGGAGGTTCAGGGCTTTCTGCCATCGCGCGTCTGCTTAAAGAGAGCGGGTACGAGGTGACGGGCTCCGATCAGGCGCTTTCGCCGTTTGCAACGGATTTGCAGAATGCCGGTGTCACCATCTATGTTGGACATCATCCACGCAACGTATCGGGAGCGGATTGGGTGGTACGTTCCTCCGCAATTGCGGAGGACAACCCCGAGGTCGAAGCCGCGATGCGCATGGGAGTCCCCGTTTACAAACGCGCGGATTTTCTCGGCCGCCTGATGTCTGAGAAAACCGGGATTGCCGTTGCCGGCACACATGGAAAGACCACCACCACCGCCATGATTGCATGGACGCTGTATGAAATGAAACGCGACCCTTCCTTTATCGTGGGCGGCACGCTCACCAACCTGAAGGTCAATGCCCATGCAGGGCAGGGTGAACTCTTTGTGATCGAAGCGGATGAATATGACCGCATGTTCCTTGGACTTAAGCCTCGCATCGAGGTGATCACCAACCTCGAACACGATCATCCGGATTGCTACCCGACGTTCAATGACATGTATTCTGCTTTTCGGAGTTTTGTGGATTTACTGCCTTCCGACGGTACGTTGATCGTCTCGGCGGAGGACGAAAGCGCCGTAACCCTGCTGGCCCATGCGCGCGGAAAGGGATTGAATGTTGTTTCGTACGGTGTGCAGGATGAGATGACCATCAACAGCCCGCAATGGGTGCAGGCGCGCGAACTCAAGACCAATGATCGCGGCGGATATGATTTTTCCGTGATGACGAATATGGACGTAACGGCTTCTTCATCGTTCAAGGTCTCTTTGCAGGTGCCGGGCAGGCACAATGTGCGCAATGCGCTTGCCGCGCTTTCGGTTATCCTGACCCTTGGTCTGTCATTACAGGCCGCAGCGGATGCGCTGGGTCAATTTACCGGCACAGGTCGCCGCTTTGAAATACGAGGCGAAAGGAACGGCGTACTCGTGATTGACGATTATGCCCATCATCCCACTGAGATCCGGGCAACATTATCGGGAGCAAAGTCCCGTTATCCAAGTCGCCGCATTTGGGCAGTCTGGCAGCCTCATACCTATTCGCGTACACAGGCCTTGTTTTATGAGTTTTCCCGCGCCTTTGACGATGCGGACGAAGTGCTGGTCACTGAAATTTATGCCTCGCGAGAGGCGAAGCAGGGCTTCTCTTCCGTGGAGGTGGTCGGCGCCATGCCTCATCCCTCGGCGCGGTATAGCGGCTCGCTGGATGAAACGAAGAAGCATCTGTTGAAAAAACTCCGTTCGGGTGACGTGGTGATCGTGCTTTCAGCAGGCGATGCGGACCGGATCAGCGCCGATCTTTTAGAGGAAATGTGA
- the murF gene encoding UDP-N-acetylmuramoyl-tripeptide--D-alanyl-D-alanine ligase, producing the protein MLTLADALEALTSVRIPNAATVITEAAVDSRQVIPGSLFVAMPGENMDGHDFIPDAFKRGASFALIQKDVPASFQTLDLRGGLSSDDTRSFDAPLCLRVENTLSALQQIARFWRRILDLRVIGITGSVGKSTTKEMVAQVLGTRYRTLRSPGNLNNEIGLPLTILKLGRGYERAVLEMGFYVPGEIQFLCDIALPQIGVVTNVGTVHAERAGTQEAIARGKSELVQSLPSDGVAILNFDDPWVRKMEEKSKARVFFYGLSPEADLWADQIEGLGLDGIRFRLHYKKETLHSRVPMIGRHSVHTVLRAASVGLNDGLTWQEIFEGLSHGHTQLRLVAVRSGNGALILDDTYNASPESMLAALNLLDEMDGRKIAVLGDMLELGPYERQGHEIVGMRAAQVAKVLLTLGDRAHMIADAARRAGMKPAQILEFEKPEPIVDWLKKNLTAKDTALVKGSHGLRMDRITASLEVRS; encoded by the coding sequence ATGCTAACACTCGCAGACGCCCTCGAAGCCCTCACCTCGGTCCGCATCCCGAACGCAGCCACAGTCATTACCGAAGCGGCAGTCGACTCGCGCCAGGTGATTCCCGGCTCGCTCTTTGTGGCCATGCCCGGTGAGAATATGGATGGTCATGACTTCATCCCAGATGCATTCAAGAGGGGGGCGTCTTTTGCTTTAATTCAAAAAGACGTTCCCGCCTCCTTCCAGACCCTCGATCTGCGAGGCGGTCTATCGTCAGATGACACCCGGAGCTTTGATGCGCCTCTCTGCCTGCGTGTGGAAAATACCCTCTCCGCCCTGCAGCAGATCGCGCGCTTCTGGCGCCGCATATTGGATTTGCGCGTCATCGGCATCACCGGAAGCGTTGGAAAATCCACCACAAAGGAAATGGTTGCCCAGGTGCTCGGCACGCGCTACCGCACGCTGCGCAGCCCCGGCAATTTGAACAATGAGATTGGTTTGCCGCTCACCATCCTGAAACTCGGCAGAGGATATGAGCGCGCCGTGCTGGAGATGGGATTTTACGTCCCCGGCGAAATCCAATTCCTTTGCGATATTGCACTGCCCCAAATTGGGGTGGTGACCAACGTCGGTACGGTCCACGCCGAACGCGCCGGTACACAGGAAGCGATTGCCCGCGGCAAGAGTGAATTGGTGCAATCCCTTCCATCCGATGGCGTTGCCATCCTGAACTTTGACGATCCCTGGGTCCGCAAAATGGAGGAGAAGTCAAAAGCGCGTGTCTTCTTTTATGGGCTTTCACCTGAAGCCGACCTGTGGGCAGACCAGATTGAAGGGCTGGGTCTTGACGGCATCCGTTTCCGGTTACATTACAAAAAGGAGACCCTGCATTCGCGCGTTCCCATGATTGGGCGGCACTCCGTTCATACCGTCCTGCGCGCCGCCTCCGTCGGTTTGAACGATGGCTTGACCTGGCAGGAAATCTTTGAGGGTCTTTCACACGGACACACACAATTGCGTCTTGTGGCTGTGCGCAGCGGGAACGGCGCATTGATCCTTGATGATACCTACAATGCTTCGCCGGAATCCATGCTTGCCGCACTGAACCTGCTGGATGAGATGGATGGGCGCAAGATCGCCGTCCTTGGCGATATGCTGGAACTGGGTCCCTATGAAAGACAGGGACATGAGATCGTGGGGATGCGCGCCGCACAAGTGGCAAAGGTTTTGCTGACCTTGGGTGACCGCGCTCACATGATTGCAGATGCCGCAAGGCGTGCGGGTATGAAACCCGCACAGATTCTAGAGTTCGAAAAACCGGAACCGATAGTGGACTGGCTGAAAAAAAACCTGACAGCGAAGGATACCGCCCTGGTCAAAGGTTCTCATGGACTGCGCATGGACCGCATCACCGCCTCCTTGGAGGTGCGGTCATGA
- the murD gene encoding UDP-N-acetylmuramoyl-L-alanine--D-glutamate ligase — protein MMMTDWTGKHVLILGAARQGMALARWLSRHASNVTVSDSRHADELAFARASLADANVDWAVGGHPLELLDDTDVLCLSGGVPLTLPIVQEAVKRGISLSNDTQIFMEVAPCKTIGITGSAGKTTTTMLVGEMAKLDQTAGHKSSTAYVGGNIGDPLINYVDEMKTDDLAILEVSSFQLEQMTKSPNISVILNITPNHLDRHGTLEAYTNAKARILEFQTENDIAVLGCDDKGAWKLRDRVKGRLFTFSLHELDEGLDGAYLHDGLLNLRDGNAYLPLLLREKIQLRGDHNVGNVLAAFTIGHAAGFNLDNMLEAAEEFRGVPHRLEFVRELRGVCWYNDSIATAPERSMAAIHAFDEPIVLMLGGRDKDLPWHDIAKLICERVDHLVVFGESAEMIQKTVAGGGGERSVDIHRAETLKQAVQIAAEIASDGDIVLLSPGGTSFDEFKDFAERGEAFKRWVLELS, from the coding sequence ATGATGATGACGGACTGGACCGGCAAACACGTACTTATCCTCGGTGCGGCGAGACAAGGAATGGCTCTTGCCCGCTGGCTCTCCCGTCACGCTTCAAACGTGACCGTGAGCGACTCGCGCCATGCGGATGAACTTGCCTTCGCCCGGGCCTCCCTGGCGGACGCGAATGTGGACTGGGCAGTTGGCGGGCATCCACTGGAATTGCTGGATGATACGGATGTGCTCTGTCTATCCGGCGGTGTGCCATTGACCCTGCCCATCGTGCAGGAAGCTGTCAAACGCGGGATTTCGCTTTCGAATGACACGCAGATTTTCATGGAAGTTGCACCGTGTAAAACGATCGGCATCACCGGCTCGGCCGGTAAAACAACCACGACGATGCTGGTGGGTGAGATGGCAAAGTTGGACCAGACTGCAGGCCATAAATCCTCAACCGCCTATGTTGGTGGGAATATTGGTGATCCGCTCATTAATTATGTGGACGAAATGAAAACCGATGACCTTGCCATCCTTGAGGTTTCATCCTTTCAATTGGAGCAAATGACCAAATCGCCGAATATTTCCGTGATCTTGAACATTACGCCCAATCATCTCGACCGCCATGGCACGCTGGAGGCGTATACAAATGCCAAGGCGCGCATTCTGGAGTTTCAAACGGAGAACGATATTGCGGTGCTCGGTTGCGATGACAAGGGCGCATGGAAATTACGCGACAGGGTAAAAGGCCGGCTGTTTACTTTCAGCCTGCATGAACTGGATGAAGGTCTGGACGGCGCATACCTGCATGATGGATTGTTGAACCTGCGCGATGGAAACGCCTATCTGCCTTTGTTGCTGCGTGAGAAAATCCAGCTGCGCGGCGACCATAATGTAGGCAATGTCCTTGCTGCGTTTACGATTGGTCATGCCGCAGGCTTCAATCTGGATAATATGCTCGAAGCTGCAGAGGAATTTCGCGGCGTGCCGCATCGGTTGGAATTTGTCCGTGAGCTGCGCGGCGTGTGCTGGTACAACGACTCGATTGCCACGGCGCCCGAGCGAAGCATGGCGGCGATCCATGCCTTTGATGAGCCGATTGTCTTGATGCTTGGCGGACGGGACAAGGACCTGCCGTGGCATGACATTGCAAAATTGATCTGTGAACGTGTGGATCATCTGGTGGTGTTTGGCGAGTCGGCGGAGATGATCCAGAAAACGGTGGCAGGCGGCGGCGGGGAGCGAAGCGTGGATATCCACCGTGCAGAAACACTTAAGCAGGCTGTGCAGATTGCCGCGGAAATTGCCAGTGACGGAGACATCGTCCTGCTTTCGCCAGGCGGGACGAGTTTCGATGAGTTTAAGGATTTTGCAGAACGAGGAGAGGCCTTTAAGAGATGGGTGCTGGAACTGTCATGA
- the mraY gene encoding phospho-N-acetylmuramoyl-pentapeptide-transferase: MRQIALSLSLAGLAFMMTAIWGGPLLRILRHFKIGKIIRVEEPDSHRIKMGTPTMGGVMFILPVLLLTGLLNAVALIGVTTSGVGRSVLLPLAVMVAYAILGAVDDWEGIHGRRRGDGMRARTKFMIQVLLALITAYALKYVIDVPDVYIPGFYFQIELGWFYVPIAAFIIVAESNAINFTDGLDGLAGLIAATAIAAFGGIALMQEQVYLARFCFILVGALFGFLWFNVHPAELIMGDTGSLSLGSVLAVIALMTGQWPMLLVIGIIPLAEMLSVVIQIGYFKWTKGRRFFKMAPIHLHFELLGWSETQVVQRFWLIGLMAALIGIGLSQV; this comes from the coding sequence ATGAGACAGATCGCGCTATCCCTAAGCCTCGCCGGGCTTGCCTTCATGATGACCGCCATTTGGGGCGGACCGCTGTTGCGCATCCTGCGTCATTTTAAGATCGGCAAGATCATCCGCGTGGAGGAGCCGGATTCGCACCGCATCAAAATGGGTACGCCAACAATGGGCGGCGTGATGTTTATTTTGCCGGTGCTGTTGTTGACCGGCCTGCTCAATGCAGTGGCATTGATCGGCGTGACCACAAGCGGTGTGGGGCGTTCCGTACTGCTGCCCTTGGCGGTCATGGTCGCGTATGCCATCCTTGGTGCGGTGGACGACTGGGAGGGCATTCATGGCAGGCGCCGCGGCGACGGGATGCGGGCACGCACCAAATTTATGATCCAGGTGCTTCTTGCCCTCATCACGGCCTATGCCTTGAAATACGTTATTGACGTGCCGGATGTATACATCCCCGGCTTTTACTTTCAGATCGAACTCGGCTGGTTCTATGTGCCGATAGCCGCCTTTATCATTGTCGCAGAATCGAACGCGATCAATTTTACAGACGGTCTCGATGGGCTGGCGGGTTTGATCGCCGCTACAGCCATCGCCGCATTTGGCGGTATTGCGCTTATGCAGGAACAGGTTTATCTCGCGCGTTTTTGTTTTATTCTGGTCGGCGCGCTCTTCGGCTTTTTGTGGTTCAACGTCCACCCAGCCGAACTCATCATGGGCGATACAGGCTCACTTTCCCTGGGCTCTGTGCTGGCTGTGATCGCGCTGATGACCGGTCAATGGCCGATGCTGCTGGTCATCGGCATCATTCCGTTGGCGGAAATGCTGAGCGTGGTGATTCAGATCGGTTACTTCAAATGGACAAAAGGCAGGCGTTTTTTCAAAATGGCGCCCATCCATTTGCATTTTGAGTTGCTCGGCTGGAGTGAAACACAGGTTGTGCAGCGTTTCTGGCTTATTGGTTTGATGGCGGCTCTGATCGGGATTGGTTTATCCCAGGTGTGA
- the murB gene encoding UDP-N-acetylmuramate dehydrogenase yields MTSSTYSVDMLRRQFGSAVQENVPLAPYTSARIGGPADVLATVKSAAEFADVMQFLWEHEFPYYVLGGGSNVLVSDKGVRGVVVLNKAKEVRFETGDSPTVWCEAGVIFSNLANRCAAMGLSGLEWAATVPGTVGGAVYGNAGAFGGDMSGNLIWAEMLTRNGREKFSVDQMGYGYRTSVLKCGEIKAIVLAVLLGLKNATKEEVSVRIRQFSERRKAAQPPGASMGSMFKNPEGDHAGRLIEAAGLKGMRIGNAEISTLHGNFFINHGETRASDIRELIDLTCKTVKRELGVDLELEIELVGEW; encoded by the coding sequence ATGACCAGCTCAACGTATTCCGTTGATATGCTACGCCGGCAGTTTGGCAGTGCTGTGCAGGAGAATGTGCCTCTTGCGCCGTATACCTCTGCGCGCATCGGCGGACCTGCGGATGTGCTGGCCACGGTCAAATCTGCGGCTGAGTTTGCCGACGTCATGCAATTTCTCTGGGAACACGAATTTCCATACTACGTACTTGGCGGGGGCTCGAATGTCCTGGTCAGCGATAAAGGCGTGCGCGGGGTGGTGGTCTTGAACAAGGCCAAGGAAGTGCGTTTTGAAACAGGCGACAGCCCAACGGTCTGGTGTGAGGCGGGGGTGATCTTTAGCAACCTTGCGAACCGCTGTGCCGCCATGGGCTTGTCCGGACTGGAATGGGCGGCAACAGTGCCCGGCACGGTTGGCGGTGCGGTTTATGGGAACGCCGGCGCGTTCGGGGGCGATATGTCCGGCAATTTGATCTGGGCTGAGATGTTAACGCGCAATGGGCGCGAGAAATTTTCCGTTGATCAAATGGGATATGGGTATCGTACGAGCGTGTTGAAATGCGGTGAAATCAAAGCAATCGTACTTGCGGTGTTGTTGGGATTAAAAAATGCAACGAAAGAGGAGGTCTCTGTTAGAATCAGGCAGTTCAGTGAACGCCGAAAAGCCGCGCAGCCGCCCGGTGCGAGCATGGGTTCCATGTTCAAAAACCCCGAGGGCGACCATGCGGGGCGATTGATCGAAGCCGCGGGATTGAAAGGCATGCGTATCGGCAACGCTGAAATCAGCACGCTGCACGGAAACTTTTTTATCAATCATGGCGAGACTCGCGCCAGTGATATCCGTGAGTTGATAGATTTAACTTGTAAAACAGTGAAACGAGAACTCGGCGTTGACCTTGAATTGGAAATTGAACTCGTAGGAGAATGGTAG
- a CDS encoding putative peptidoglycan glycosyltransferase FtsW, which produces MKERSYSPINPAGFLRGFDMPLLVGVVTLLVFGLVMLYSASWDFSRAAYDDPMFMFHRQLTWLGLGLAIAVVLAFFDYHHWRRLVVPAMAFTVLLLTAILLMNEIRFGAKRALFDGSAQPSELAKLVSILYISVWLYAKRQYLQDISLGLIPLGVILGVVGGLIYQQPDLSAAATVLILGGLLFFLAGGDLKQIGVLLVIASIAAWLVASISLTGSTRVNDFIAGIKDPLGASYHVRRSFEAIVNGGWFGVGLGKSQSKVTGLPVPPTDSIFAVVIEELGWLGSVALICLYGFVVWRGLVIARRAPDMLGTLLASGLVIWLAFEALLNMAVMVGLMPFAGNALPFVSAGGSNLVALLAALGIIFNISRQAGDGTTTDEEWRSYSAVVNLRWWNGRRGVSRTRRSRSVESR; this is translated from the coding sequence ATGAAAGAACGATCATATTCGCCGATCAACCCAGCCGGCTTTTTACGCGGCTTTGACATGCCGTTGCTGGTCGGTGTTGTCACCCTGCTTGTGTTTGGCCTGGTGATGTTGTATTCCGCCTCATGGGATTTCTCGCGGGCCGCATACGACGACCCGATGTTCATGTTCCACCGCCAGTTGACCTGGCTTGGGCTTGGGCTGGCGATTGCGGTCGTTCTGGCCTTCTTTGATTATCACCACTGGCGCAGGCTGGTTGTGCCTGCCATGGCATTTACAGTTCTTTTGTTGACCGCCATCCTGTTGATGAACGAGATCCGCTTTGGAGCAAAACGCGCCTTGTTCGACGGCTCGGCCCAGCCTTCAGAATTGGCGAAGCTGGTATCGATCCTTTACATCAGCGTCTGGTTATATGCGAAACGGCAGTATTTGCAGGATATTTCCCTTGGGCTGATCCCATTGGGCGTCATCCTCGGAGTGGTGGGCGGTTTGATCTACCAGCAACCGGATCTGAGCGCCGCCGCGACGGTTTTGATTTTGGGCGGGCTGCTCTTCTTCCTCGCCGGCGGTGACCTGAAACAGATCGGCGTGTTGCTTGTGATCGCATCCATTGCTGCATGGCTGGTCGCTTCCATTAGTTTGACGGGAAGTACGCGTGTGAACGATTTTATTGCCGGCATTAAAGATCCCCTGGGCGCGTCCTATCATGTGCGCCGTTCCTTTGAAGCCATTGTAAATGGCGGCTGGTTCGGGGTGGGGTTGGGGAAATCACAATCCAAGGTGACGGGCCTGCCTGTGCCGCCAACGGACAGCATTTTTGCGGTGGTCATTGAAGAACTCGGCTGGTTGGGTTCGGTTGCATTGATCTGTTTGTACGGATTTGTCGTCTGGCGCGGGTTGGTTATTGCGCGCCGCGCGCCGGATATGCTTGGTACATTGCTTGCCTCGGGGCTGGTGATCTGGCTCGCTTTTGAGGCTTTGCTCAACATGGCGGTCATGGTCGGTCTCATGCCGTTTGCAGGCAATGCCCTGCCTTTCGTCAGCGCGGGCGGGTCCAACCTGGTTGCCTTGCTGGCTGCACTGGGTATTATTTTCAATATCTCCCGTCAGGCCGGTGACGGGACAACCACAGATGAAGAATGGAGGTCGTATAGTGCGGTTGTTAATTTGCGCTGGTGGAACGGGCGGCGGGGTGTATCCCGCACTCGCCGTTCTCGAAGCGTTGAAAGCCGGTAA
- the murG gene encoding undecaprenyldiphospho-muramoylpentapeptide beta-N-acetylglucosaminyltransferase, translating into MRLLICAGGTGGGVYPALAVLEALKAGNRTLQVLWVGGEGGMEEQLVKREGISYRSIPAAGVHGVGLHALPGNIAKLARGVFESRRILREFKPHVLFFTGGYVAAPMAFAGRSVPTVLYVPDIEPGLALKFLARFADVVTMTADDSNKYFPRSQRLAVSGYPLRVDLSNWSREKGMKHLGLYPGLPVLLVTGGSKGAHSLNMTVMKHLNELLEIAQVIHLTGSLDWQVVEKSMKGLAPQLKPRYHAMPYSHEMGAALAAADLVVSRAGASTLGEYPFFGLPAVLVPYPHAWRYQKVNADYLTAQNAAVILQDELLEDKLLPVIKDILMNENKREAMRAAMKHLSHPNAADVIASQLVELAGEQGL; encoded by the coding sequence GTGCGGTTGTTAATTTGCGCTGGTGGAACGGGCGGCGGGGTGTATCCCGCACTCGCCGTTCTCGAAGCGTTGAAAGCCGGTAACCGGACCCTGCAGGTTCTCTGGGTCGGTGGTGAAGGCGGCATGGAAGAGCAGCTCGTGAAACGTGAGGGAATTTCCTACCGTTCCATTCCTGCTGCCGGCGTACATGGCGTTGGCTTGCATGCACTGCCCGGCAATATTGCCAAACTCGCGCGCGGAGTTTTTGAATCGCGCCGCATCCTGCGCGAGTTCAAACCGCATGTGCTCTTCTTCACCGGCGGATATGTTGCCGCGCCCATGGCGTTTGCGGGACGCAGCGTGCCAACCGTATTGTATGTACCGGACATCGAGCCGGGCCTTGCGCTCAAATTTCTGGCTCGTTTTGCGGATGTTGTCACTATGACCGCTGATGACTCGAACAAATATTTTCCCCGTTCGCAGAGACTTGCCGTCTCGGGCTATCCGCTTCGCGTTGACCTGTCAAACTGGTCCCGCGAAAAAGGGATGAAACACCTTGGGCTTTACCCCGGGCTGCCCGTCCTGCTGGTCACTGGCGGAAGCAAGGGTGCGCATTCGCTCAATATGACCGTCATGAAACATCTGAATGAGCTGCTCGAAATCGCACAAGTCATTCATTTGACAGGCTCATTGGATTGGCAGGTTGTCGAAAAGAGCATGAAGGGATTGGCGCCGCAGCTTAAGCCCCGTTATCATGCCATGCCCTATTCGCATGAGATGGGGGCAGCGCTCGCGGCGGCGGACCTGGTGGTCTCGCGTGCAGGTGCATCCACACTGGGTGAATATCCCTTCTTCGGTCTGCCGGCTGTGCTTGTGCCATATCCTCATGCGTGGCGGTATCAAAAAGTCAATGCGGATTATCTCACCGCGCAAAATGCGGCAGTCATTTTGCAGGATGAGCTGTTGGAGGATAAACTTCTGCCTGTGATCAAGGATATATTGATGAATGAGAATAAACGTGAAGCCATGCGAGCCGCGATGAAACATTTATCCCATCCCAATGCGGCGGATGTCATTGCCAGCCAGTTGGTTGAACTGGCAGGAGAACAAGGCCTATGA